tattggatttttattttcccATTCATCTGTAAATGTTTCTAGCATCTCATACGCCCAAACATctccacacaaaaaaaaaaaaaaaaaaaagcaaatgaATTTTCTTGAGAACTaagtagaataaaaaattaaaagaacgTGCATCCggtttctcaataaatccattAATTCATATTCAGTTCCCCCATTTTCATTTCCTATGAAATTCCATTTCTGAACATTGCCTGTGACAAAGAGAGAGGTGCCTAAAGAAGCAGAAGTGAAGAGTCTCTTCAGAATGATAACAGAGGGAGTGTATTGACTGGGATGAAGCTTTCTTGAGTCCTCTCTATTGCTTATTGCCACGCATGAACTTGCTCTGACAAGAGGGAGCTCCAGGGAGGGAGAGCAGCTTGGTGCAGGGAGGTTGGAAAAAGGAGATCAGGTTCTTAGAACATGGTTGGGGGGAGGTAGAGCAGGCCAAGGGAGCCAGATCACCTCGGCCAGAGCTTGTTTGAGGTGGGAGGGAGAGCTGGTTGGAAGGGAAGCAGGATTGTTTTGGGAGAGAAGGAATAAAAGGAAACAAAGCTGGTGTCATCCTTTCACCAAAATGAACAGTTAATTCacttttttgaaaatgaaaacacaTGGCTAAACAgcgttttctattttcttaattttatttttttgaaaatgaattagaAACTGGAAATGGTAACAAAATCAGATGACCCCCTagtattcaataattaatttttcttgttgctACCTTATATTTGACATTCATACCTAGAAAGTACAGATTAGACTGTCTTAACTTATGGTGGGTGGACTAATGCACTtaaatgttttttctttttccaatgtTCAAGTTTGTgtgttttctttccttctctctccttCCCCTCCTCTTTGTACGGACATGAGTTTAGTCATGAGTTTGAGTTGTGATTTCCAATGATTTTCTCAAACTTGCAAGGAAAAGTTTATTGCTTGCAGCATGCCTTTTTTGTTGTGTTTACTGAGTTGAAATTTTGTTACCACTATATATGTATTAGTGCTGTACCTGAGTTTTGGTTGCCAGTTCCTTAATGCAATATGATACTTTTGGGGTTTACACACCTGAACCATTTCAACATTTTGAATTCTTggatatttttaaatgaatcaTTCTTTTGTTATGTATAGTGAGCACTTCACTTGTTATCTCACCCATCACTTTAAATGACCACTCCTGCTTgacattattaatttttatggtTTACTAGGTTTGTTTCCTCTCCTGTTACTACATACCATTGTAAACCTATTTTGTGTTATGTGAATACTGAAAagattaaaattcaattaagtaAAACTAATTGAATTCTAGTCGACAgccagcgtaaaacctagtcggattcaaatatgaattctagacaaactatttGTTGGGATGTAACTCACAtagaaatctagaattcatgtagccaatcccacataatgggataacggctagatatgttgttgtaagtAAAACTATATTGACACAATAACTTATTTCGTTGATCTGTCAGGACAATAgtagatttaatttttgtagGTTGGTTAGAAAAGGTTCATGTGCATGCCATCCATAAGTTCAATGTGTTTGCTTTTAAAAGTTGGAGGAGAAATCATATGCATCCCACATAATATCTTCTCAACTAAAGTTGTAcccaaaaaattatagtttagtTGTATAAAACCTTCCTTAGCTACTGTCTGGAAATATTTTTGTCCCACAAAAATCATGTGTATCAGGTATCCCACATAATAAatgcattcattgttgtatacTAAATAATCTGGAGAAATTTGTACTAATTCCTAGTTGTTTTGACTTATTCTTTTAATCTTTAGTCATTATTTCAGATATTTAGActaatctaataataaaaaGCAAAGAAGTGTTAGTAGAAACTAAATGAAATCCCTAGAGAACAATTAGAACATTTTTTAACAGCTGACTCGGTCTTGCGTATATCATTTGGATATAACCTTTCTATGCTAATATTATTGGCCATCCAGTAGTGTCGCCTGATAAGACTTCGTTACAGTTATACCATCCATTGAGATGAACCAATAGACATTGTAGTTGGCTTGAACTAAAACAACTGACTCAATCTTTTGTCCAAGTACCAGAATTTAGATGGTAGAAGTTCAAGTGAATTGAGATTAATTGCCTTATGAACACATTTGCAGCCCAAgtgtttgatttgaaattaaatgttCTACATCAGAATAGGGACATTATCAACGACTTCCATGAGGGTTGTGTAAAACATCTATTCCTCAAAGATGATATGCTTGCCTCTGTATATCCTTATAATTTCATATAGTAGTTTCCTGATGAAAACTTGACCtagtaatttttctttttccctctcaATATTGAACTTTTAAGTTTGTGaaataagttaattaaattGTTAGTGTGGGATATTATCATGACTTGGAGATCAATCTATTCCAAGAAAGgatcaattttgatatttggaTCAATTGTTCAATAAGAAGAAGCGGAGATTATAGAGGATGTTGCAGATAGACTGTCTTTGTTATATGACTCAGAATCTTGGCCAATTAAATGtcaatatgtgcaaaatatgagtgtaattGAGATGACAGTGTTACGGTGGATGTGCAATTATGCaagaaatgacaaaataaaaaacaagattATTCGTTGTAAGGTTGGAGTAGTGCTTATTTAATATAAGATGAGAGAatcatgattaagatggtttaaaACATGTGAAAGAAGGCTGATAGAAAGAAAGGTGATGAACTGGAGGAAATCTatagcaaaagagggagaggaagaccaaagaaaacatGATGGGAAAGCTTTAGACATAATATAAGATATAATGGCTTTATAAAGGACATCATGATGAATAAAGGTAATTGGAGATCTAGAACTTATGAAGACCCCTTCTAGCGGGATTAAGGCTGGTGATTGTTGTTACTTTTTAAGTTTGGATGGATGTCTTATATAAAATCACATGCAAAGTTTATGAAGAGGGTCCTATCAAGGTTATTTGCAATTCATGTTCAAGGGCACCTCTAGTGCCCAGCCGACAAGGTTGCAAGGTTGAGCAATGGAGTTGGCAGATTAGATCTTTTTTGTTTCCCCCTTCAATACTTTTTGGCACTATATATATAGGGATTTTATAAGAATGCTGTAAGAAGTGAGATATTTTCAAAAGGCTTTGACTTGCAGTTGGGAGGTGAAATGTCAAATATTTTGAAGGTTGATTGGAAGCTATACACTGGTGGCACTTGTCACTTGGGACTTTCCTATGAAGTGTACTTGACCATTCTTTGTTAGGAAAGGATGATGTGTTGTATGTGCAGGAGGGCTGATTCCAATATCTGTATTGCATGTTGGTTGGAGTTTGGGCTGCCTTGTTGGACCTTTAGATTGAGCAAATTATATGGCTGACATTGAAATTATTGTGCAAGTGAAGGTTCATTTTGATTTCACTTATACTTGTTCAGATATTTATCTTCAGCTACTAGTCCATTTTGAGAGTTCCTTCTAAGTTAATACTGGAGGCAGCTTACTTTTCTTGCCTCTGTACAATCATGCATTGCTTATCATCTTTTGCAGTCTTAAGTGAATACACACTGTGCATATATGGAATCTGACATGTTCTTACATTTTTTGTTGGTTCAGCCTCTTGATACAGAGCAAGTTGACAAATTAATCCCCAATGCTGTCCAGTCATCTAAGTTCGCTCACTGGTTCCTTGAAGATGGTATGCATGTCTTCATGTTCTGGTTAAATTGTTTTGAGGCAGCATCAAATTCCTGAGTTTAGTTGAAGAGTCCTCTTCTTAGTTTCTATTCTTTTAATCTCATGCAGAAAATAAGGCAGCGGAAAATTCCTCCTATGGTAGGCCGAATGACTTGCTTTCACTAATTGTTggtggtgagaaagttgaatcCCCAGTTCCTGATGTGAAGGCCAACCTGAATGTTACGCCAGATCTTCCCTTTCAGAATTCTGAGCTTACCAACAGATATTTAACATCTAATATGCCATCTTCCACAATGGAAATGTCTGAACAGTTCTACAATGGAAGTAAACAAGAGCCGGTTGTTCCAATCCTTACATGTGAAGACCTTGAACAGACTATTCTTTCTGAATATAGCAGTAGAAATTCAACATTGCAGACAACTGGTCAAGGTTGGAGTGGTTATGGTGGACAAGAATCAAAGGCAGATATTGATAATCGTGCGTCACAACACCTCCTCTCCTTGTTGCAGAAGGGAACAGGCTTGAAAGATATAGCAGAGCCTCTGAACCTAGACAGTGGATCCTTGGACAAGCTACATGTCATTGAAGGAGCAATTGTTGGCAGTGCCAATGATAATACTATTGAGGAAAAGCCTGAAAAAATTCACCAGTCTGGGAAGACCTTGACTCTTGAGACACTATTTGGGTCTGCTTTCATGAAGGAGCTGCAATCAGCTGAAGCACCAGTTTCTGCACAGAGGGGCGTGTTTGGTTCTGTGAGAACAGATACTTCTGAGCCACACGGGTCATCTTTTGCAGTTATGGACGGCAGCATGTTCCCGAATTCTGCAGTTGGAACTGAATCCAACAGCAGGAGCAGCCATGAAAGTAATATTTTGCTATCAAATCAGGAGCAGCAAATTAGGTCCgaaaaagttgaaaattggTTGGGGATCAATGGTACTCAAATTGAAGCAGATCCATCAAAACACCAAAATGATATAATGGCCAAGCTTGGCGGCTTTGATGCATCAGTTGATATTCAGCTGCCTGAGGAGGAGAGCTTGATTACAGTTGGTGATCCTGTGAATACACCTAATTCCAGTTTCATGCCTGCTGGAAATTCAAATAAAGGGGAATTGCTACCCTCCAACAGAACTGTTGACATAGCCGAGAAGCTTGCCGCTCTTAGTACAGCTTTTAAAGATGAAAGACCTATGATAGGGCAGGAAGGTCCACCTTTTGGTCGTAGCTCATATGATCCGATGGACCCTGAAATTCCATTCCGCAACCTCCATGTCCATCAGTGTCACCCCAACTCCATCCCCCTTCCATGCATCAAGGGAGGCCATTTTTCCATCAATTAGATCAGCATCCTTCTCATGTTAATTCTCAGGTGGGGCTCATGACTCCTGAGGGTATTATTCACCATGATATTCCTGGAAGTCATCAGTTTCCTGGGAATATGTTTCGCCCTCCTTTCCATCACCCTAAAACAGGGCCAGCAGGATTTGATCTCCCCCCTCATCCAATACTGCAACAGATACAAATGCGGGGCACTTTTCCTCCACCTCACCTGTTACGTGAAATTCCTAGGGGTGGTGGTTCAGTGCCATCTCATTTAAACAATCATGCAACTGGTTTTATGCAGGAATCCAACCCTATGCAAGGTTTTCCTTTCAGTCAACAGCAACCTAACTTCGGTGGTCCTGGACTGCCATTGCAAGGTAAAATGCACTATTTTGGTATTCCCTTTTGTGCTCTCTCTTTATTTCAAAATGTTCTTTTGAAGTTAATTTCTTCTAATAATGTTTAATCTATGGCCGTGTTACTTATCCGgggaaaaaaagaacaaaagaaaaagatattattATCCCTCTGGTTTTCTTCTAAAATCTTTTTCTGGGTCAAATGAATCTATTTCTATAAGCAAAGACGTACAAGTAGATTATTGTTCTTTTTCTGGGTCAAATGCTTCCATCTATTCATTTTACTTTCTTATGTTCCCCGCCCCATCCAATTTGGAAGGGAGGTGGACATAAATTGAAAGAcgtcttttgttttttctctgAAGTTTTCTTGGTAAGAAACTTGGTTATGAACTGtgccctttctttttctcctgtTGGTTGTTACAGGGCCTGATCTTGGGCATCCGGAAGCATTCCAAAGGCTGATTGAGATGGAACGGGGAGCAAAATCAAAGCAGATCCACCCTTTGGCGGCTGCGGCTGGGCAGACCCATGGCCATGGGATGTACGGTCACGAGCTGGACATGGGCTTTCGGTACAGATAATGGACtgttgtttccttttcttttacatATGCCAAGATATTGATTGGCACTGGAGAGTATGACTGACTTGTAGTAGGGAGTGGAGATATTGTAATATATATGATGTGGATTTCCTCGTTCTTTACCATGTGCTTGGAAGTTTGCTCTTTTGTCCTTTTTgctctcttaaaaaaaaaaaaaaaaaaaacttagtgTCAGAATTGAGGGGGGCTAGTTGCCGCCTTGTGCATGTGTGCCTTTCGTTTTGGAAAAATGTGCTTGCATTGCAATAAAATTAGTTAAGACGTCAATTAGTACTCTTCACAAAATTTTGGTTAACATTCCAATTCGGAATTTTCTCAAGTGTTGCAGCGTTTTAATTCTGAATTCAGAGGTAAAACTTTGGCTGCTAGAATTCCATGATGGAAATGGTAAACAACGGATGAGAGGGCTAAAAGATCCAGATGTAAAATCAAGAGTGCGTTTAGTTAACAAACAATtacaatctatatatatatataaagaaccATAGATCTAAAACAAAGATCCAGAGAAATACGATTCACCAGCGAGCAAAGCCGCTCTAAAGCACACTTTACATCAACACGCCACCACCGGTAGGGGGAATGCGCGACGGTTAGAATGTTTTGGCCAAAAAGCTGCATTAAGTATAAGTATAGTATATACACAAGCACACCAGTGAGCATATCTATTTTCACAAGAGCAGCAGCAGCTCCCAGACGCCCTTTAGATAACGTAATATTATCATTTACATACAATAGCCTATCCTGCATAAGCGCATAAAGAAGTATCTTCGTCTCCCTCTGCAGCCAGCGACGGTTTGCAGTCAAAGGCTCAATTATGGATTTGGTTCCCCATATGCCGTCATAGATTCACCTGTGATCGGTAACAACGGGAATTGATTAGGAAATAGAGATTCAGATTGTCAGTGTATACACTATAAGAGGTGTAATTGATTTTACCTTTTCGCGTCAAACTGAGCGAATAGAGTTGTCTCTTTGACAAGCATGGAGTGTACTGATAAAGCCACCACCAGAGTTGGCCTTCTCAGCATCGACATGGTACGAGGACAGCATCTTTCTCTGCAGCAACCAACAGAATGTTTCATAAAACATTCTTATGCGGAGCTAACACAAATTGAATAGGGCCAACAAGAAAGCAAAATATGAGATATCTGGCATGCAATGCAACAGGTAGAAAGATGCTTGGTTGCATCCCATTTTCCGGCAAAAATAGCACACACCATCTTCGTCTGTCAATTTGTGCACACGTAGGAGGCAAACTTACAGCTATATGCAACCGGATATTTCCCAAAGACAAGACTTCAATTACTTCATAACCACCATTAAGGTATCAGTACTGAGCAATAGTGTACTATAGTGTCCTCGCTACAATACCTCTAATTATATGCCAGCTCCAATTTGTGTTGTAGTGCCCTCAAATTGCATGCGTAACAGGCTGCAGATGGATGACAATTTTGACTTCTGCAAGGCTATAGACAAAATAGGATGGCCTTGGCTTTGTCCTTTGGCTTCAATTTTCTTCACGCAACTGATACAGTTGCAAACGAAATTGAAGATTCCCACTGAAGCTGATAAGGCTGATGGACTAATTGTATCTGATCAGACTGATTTCATGAAACggccaaaactttaataaagCTGATAAAATTCTGATAAACTGATAAGGCTAATAGGGTTCGCGCTGATCTATATCAAACTATTAGCCACTAATCCAACTATTAGTCCAGCTACTGATCATCAACCCCTTATATCACTAGTATGCTTTGCAGTTGCCTCTCTAAGGATCCTCTACATTAGGAAGTATCTAAGTCTCCCTTTCTTCAAACTTCTTTTGTTTTCCTGGATCATGTCTAGCTTTGACTTTCAGAGTTTGTTATCAGTTTGCAAGTCTCTGTAATCAAAACTTGTTTGTAAAGCTCTGTAAGTTTTTTGTATAAAGAGGTATTTTCAGTTACTACTACTATGTTTGAACTTTATTTCCAAGCCCCAGATTACGATCCAGATGATCCAAATACATAGTTTGGTAATTCGGGTTTCTAATTATCTTTATCAAGTTTAATGCAGAGATTTAATCCAATCCTGACAAATCAGTAATTAGAATTGTCAAAGACTATCAGACGCCATTGGAACACTTGCACAAAGCAATAAATCTATTCTATAGACTATTCGATGCAAATCAGCACACATGTCTAAAGCAGATCAGCCTAGTTGTTTGATGCAGATCAACGCGAATCCTATCAACCTTATCAGTTTATCATAAATCAGTTTTATCTGATTCCAGCGTCATCAGCCTTATCAGAAGCCACCAAAAGAAATTTATCAACCTCATCAATTTTATCAAGAATCTTCAATTTTGGTTGCGATCATGTCAGTTGAGTGAAGAAAATTGAAGCCAAAGGACAAAGCCAAGGCTATCCTATTTTGTCTAACCTTGTTGAAGTAAAAATTGTCATCTATCTACAGCCTTTTACGCATGCAATTTGAGGACACTACAGGACAAATTGGAGCTGCCATATAATTGGAGGTACTGTAGCATCACCGTTCAGACTATAGCGACACTATACACCATTTATTACTGTACATACTGTAGCGTCATTGTACACTTCACTGTTCATCCTTCAATCTGAATTCAGCAAAAAACTTGTTGAGGAACTCCATGTTTTGCTAGATCTAGGTTGTATGCATAATTTACATTAAGcaagcaattttaaaaaaaattcaaatatactCCATGTTCTATAGCATCTGCAAACCAGCCCTCTCAATATGAAATGTTTAAAGGTAAATCAAATGTTTTATCTGGGTTACTAATCAGGCATGGAACCCCTGATTAAATAAGAATGTAGGTCTTAAACAagccatttttcttttacttgtctCCCCTGTTTCTGCAGCTAGAGATTTAACTTCTAGAAGGATCTATTGCTAAAATCTGAACATGTCTTCAGCTATGTTGTTTTACAAACTCTTTTAACTTTTGTTCATGAAGACTTGGAGAGAGTCAAAGGATTGTGACAAACCTATAACTTAAAAAAACAGTTCCAAATTCTCACAGATCTATATTGCAAGCTCTAGAAAAACTAGGGTGAAGATCAATAGAATTTGTAGATACCTTATGGTTACCCATAGACAAAGGAACAATCATCTATAGAATATTTTAAGATTCAGAACACAAATATCATAACTAAAAGTAAAGAACCTTTAAACTATGAAGGACAAGTAGAGTTCCACTTTCATATTATCCATCCTGTCGCTGCTGTTCCACAATATGACATTTGTAAAATACAATTAGATACTACAAAGTAGTTTGTTAAGACACAAAACGTGGTTGCTGATGCAAACGAATCATTTGTAAAAGCAAGACAGCATAATGACATATCAGTAGCAAGGTGGTTGTGTCCAAAAGGCAAAAGCATATTCTCTTTTTTCTGAAACTAAAATAGctagaaaataaattactaCCACAAAAGAATGAGCTTCAAATCGTCAGGAGAAAGTACTCACATGATCTTCAAATTCAGGGCTGGCCAAATTGGCTGCCAGGTTCTTCATTAACAataaaatctgcatcaaagccAATAAATTCCCCTAGTCAATAATCTAATCCTCAAACAATTCAAGCAAGCCTTTAAAATAGAACACACCAATTCCATGTCGAATAGACAAAAAAGATGCAAAAAATAGAATACACAGATAAAGGAGGAAGGGAAACAGGAATttctttccccctttttttAGTTGGTtgaatttggggggggggggggggggggggggtgggggtgttACACTCAAGTTCAGTGGTCGGTTGTGCTATAGATATTTATTGAAGCATGATTTAAATTGTTAACctaaaatttgacatttagtATGAAGATGAGCAACGAATATTATCCAGGCAATAGATAATTGAACTGAGTAGAGAGCTgccattaaaaataaataatcttaatATCTCCTATTTGTATATAAATGAAGACCAAATGCTCATGGATtatctcaaaaaatttaatcaataacaaaaaaaagaataaaataaaatacatcaaaaGATAAACAGGTTGTGGCAATCAAATAGGTGCAGGATAGGAAAGATCAAGACAACAACTAGGCACTCACGTAAGAGGgaccatttattttatacaaCCACAAAAACACATCCCCTCCGAAGACATGAAATAACAGTTTATAATACAAGTTAAGAATTTTTTAATGTGACAAACATAAATCAATGACTATTGGATAATGTGCAGCAGCCTCCAAAACATGATACAGCAAATTTAATAGATTCACTTTCTTGACTTGCAAACATTTAGGTTAGGGAGCTATAGCATTCGCACCACAATTTTTCAGGATGCAATGCACAGAAATGATCATGTGGGAACAAAAAATCATGGTAACTAATCTGCTGAGAAATACAAAAAAGTCATGCACAGTGAAAATTAACAGCAAAGTGATTCTTCAACAATAATGAAAGTAGAGTAGTGAAAATTAATACAATAGTATCCCAAACAATATACACATTTGAGTTATAGCATCATGAACGCTACTCATAACAACAACCATGTTTCCTTACAGCTAACTAAACTTTGGGTAAATTGATCATACACGCCCTGTGGTCTGGGGCTTTTGTCCTGACACTccttatgtttatttttttttagctaaattAGTCCCTGTACTCTGATAAAATCACCAAAATGCCCCCTTACTAATTGTGTCAATTAAtgcaattaatataaaattaaacttactctctctctaattgaaaagagaaaaaacataaataaaaataaaaggccATACCAGCCAGAACACACCAGATGGGTTCTGCTGCTGAACCCATCCTGGTTTACAGGGAAGGCAATGGCGACGACACTATGGGCGGAGGTTCATCCTTGGAACCCAATGGGTTCAGCGCCGGAAACATTTGGTGGGTTCCAGCCATGGCGTCCGCAATGGCCGGAACCCATCTGAGTTCCAGCAGGTGAGCtccttgaattttatttattttatctttttgttttctctcttttaattagAGAaaggttaaatttaattttatattaattgcCTTTAATTGATACCATTAGTAACAGAAGAGgtatttttggttatttaatcAAAGTACAGCGattaatttaccta
This window of the Diospyros lotus cultivar Yz01 chromosome 5, ASM1463336v1, whole genome shotgun sequence genome carries:
- the LOC127802414 gene encoding uncharacterized protein LOC127802414 — its product is MSLENDIQSSVEKSDESVCEPKTRPQLSYTRDFLLSLSNLDVCKQLPSGFDPTILSELEDASHDIQERQRVPGNMPLQGYRRNEYGSSPPTRGDSGNYSRGLYGRWDNRSSGRNERDSDSQSDRDSDSGRRHGNQSRRSWQGPEHDGLLGSGSFPRPSGFAAGLSAPKVRSNDNYQLNRSTEPYHPPRPYKAVPNSRRDTHDSFNDETFGSSECASQDRAEAERRRRESFEVMRKEQQKALQEKQKLKLGKHKDDHVSDFTELLEDGKDVKRVTNRSNELDESVTQPVPNNDSGKSSCRPLVPPGFKSTILERNSSTKPLTHSHSEEVGRPEIEESFSHAKANVQNGTLDNQEERQLVSKVGFGEKQHENSKINTQINTPSFSKGEQILDALVGLEVLDKKLNVDDQLYRTSSLSEASETHDNSEIIEISTKKVSGHKIIGNPQEHAVSILDKLFGSALTVNPNGASGLIEPLDTEQVDKLIPNAVQSSKFAHWFLEDENKAAENSSYGRPNDLLSLIVGGEKVESPVPDVKANLNVTPDLPFQNSELTNRYLTSNMPSSTMEMSEQFYNGSKQEPVVPILTCEDLEQTILSEYSSRNSTLQTTGQGWSGYGGQESKADIDNRASQHLLSLLQKGTGLKDIAEPLNLDSGSLDKLHVIEGAIVGSANDNTIEEKPEKIHQSGKTLTLETLFGSAFMKELQSAEAPVSAQRGVFGSVRTDTSEPHGSSFAVMDGSMFPNSAVGTESNSRSSHESNILLSNQEQQIRSEKVENWLGINGTQIEADPSKHQNDIMAKLGGFDASVDIQLPEEESLITVGDPVNTPNSSFMPAGNSNKGELLPSNRTVDIAEKLAALSTAFKDERPMIGQEGPPFGLSPQLHPPSMHQGRPFFHQLDQHPSHVNSQVGLMTPEGIIHHDIPGSHQFPGNMFRPPFHHPKTGPAGFDLPPHPILQQIQMRGTFPPPHLLREIPRGGGSVPSHLNNHATGFMQESNPMQGFPFSQQQPNFGGPGLPLQGPDLGHPEAFQRLIEMERGAKSKQIHPLAAAAGQTHGHGMYGHELDMGFRYR